From the Desulfovibrio sp. JY genome, one window contains:
- a CDS encoding helix-turn-helix domain-containing protein translates to MASLAQVVDIKGGVTVDKKRSVVGGVEVPYLRVANVQDGYIDLGEVKSIVVTTDIVDRLKLMPGDILLNEGGDRDKLGRGWVWQGQLPVCIHQNHVFRARPFLGDLSSKFLSFYTNAFGKKYFFDEGKQTTNLASISLSKLKALPVPIAPANEQVRIVSKIKELFTDLDKGEESLRRAQALLKKYRQSVLKAAVTGELTREWREKNKDRLESGEALLKRILKARREAWEKAELAKMKAKGKKPKDDSWEARYVEPAGPVAAGLPELPEGWTWASLGQLLSEPLKTGFSIKGTTVPPGVPSLKLNAIGDSRIDFSKVKYLQVPEDTVLDIQVREGDFFIARGNGSVDLVGRGATAQNVNGFFIYPDIMIRLRFLSAANSSQFVQNIWESMFVRKQIKLMAKTTAGIYKISQAQVMSIVIPIPPLDEQKVIAQRIVMSNELSVRSANEFSSILRINDSLRQSILKSAFTGKLVPQDPNDEPASELLKRIAAQKAAQADSRPRRATGPWKKTTQSKPTVQVAAPAAVPATPFAPVPAVPKRSIQTLAQLRKAASLSQAALAKAVGLNQAYISQMETGKRAVTEEQRQALAKALGVGPDALL, encoded by the coding sequence GTGGCGTCGCTTGCACAAGTAGTAGATATCAAAGGTGGCGTGACGGTTGATAAGAAAAGGTCGGTTGTTGGTGGTGTTGAAGTCCCTTATCTTCGAGTCGCTAATGTTCAAGATGGCTATATTGACCTTGGTGAGGTTAAAAGCATTGTTGTCACAACGGATATCGTTGATAGATTAAAGTTGATGCCTGGAGACATTCTTTTGAATGAAGGCGGGGATAGAGATAAGCTCGGGAGAGGATGGGTATGGCAAGGGCAGTTGCCCGTGTGCATTCATCAAAATCATGTATTTCGTGCGCGGCCTTTTTTAGGGGATTTGTCTTCTAAATTTTTATCGTTTTACACAAATGCGTTTGGTAAGAAGTATTTTTTTGATGAAGGAAAGCAAACAACGAATCTTGCTTCAATTAGTCTCTCAAAGCTTAAGGCCCTGCCAGTCCCGATAGCGCCAGCGAACGAACAAGTCCGCATCGTCTCCAAAATAAAAGAACTCTTTACCGACCTGGACAAGGGCGAAGAGTCCTTGCGCCGAGCGCAGGCGTTGCTCAAGAAGTACCGTCAGTCCGTTCTCAAGGCGGCAGTGACGGGCGAACTGACCCGCGAATGGCGCGAGAAGAATAAGGACCGCCTGGAGAGTGGGGAAGCCCTTCTTAAGCGTATCTTGAAAGCTCGCCGCGAGGCCTGGGAAAAGGCCGAGTTGGCGAAGATGAAGGCCAAGGGGAAAAAGCCCAAAGACGACTCGTGGGAGGCCCGGTATGTGGAGCCGGCGGGGCCGGTTGCGGCGGGGTTGCCGGAGTTGCCGGAGGGGTGGACGTGGGCAAGCTTGGGGCAGTTACTTTCAGAGCCATTGAAAACGGGATTTTCAATTAAGGGGACAACTGTTCCACCCGGAGTCCCTTCGTTAAAGTTAAACGCTATTGGTGATAGTAGAATTGATTTTTCAAAAGTAAAGTATTTACAAGTCCCAGAAGATACTGTCTTGGATATTCAGGTACGAGAAGGTGATTTCTTTATAGCGAGGGGGAATGGTTCTGTTGATCTTGTGGGGAGAGGTGCGACGGCGCAAAATGTGAATGGTTTTTTTATATATCCAGATATTATGATACGATTAAGATTTTTGAGTGCTGCAAATTCTAGTCAGTTTGTGCAAAATATTTGGGAAAGCATGTTTGTCAGAAAACAGATAAAATTAATGGCTAAAACGACTGCGGGTATATATAAAATTTCTCAAGCGCAAGTCATGTCTATTGTTATCCCAATCCCACCTCTTGATGAACAGAAAGTGATCGCTCAGCGGATTGTAATGTCAAACGAGTTGAGCGTTCGTAGCGCGAATGAATTTAGTAGCATTTTGAGGATTAATGATTCTCTTCGCCAATCCATCCTCAAATCCGCTTTCACCGGCAAACTCGTCCCGCAAGACCCCAATGACGAGCCTGCCTCGGAGCTGCTCAAGCGTATAGCGGCGCAAAAGGCCGCCCAGGCGGATTCCCGCCCGCGCCGTGCAACCGGCCCCTGGAAGAAAACAACCCAGTCCAAGCCGACAGTGCAAGTAGCAGCCCCGGCGGCAGTGCCGGCAACGCCCTTTGCTCCTGTTCCGGCTGTCCCGAAAAGGTCCATTCAGACTTTGGCCCAACTTCGTAAGGCCGCCAGCCTGTCCCAGGCGGCCCTTGCCAAGGCGGTCGGCCTCAACCAAGCCTATATATCGCAGATGGAAACCGGAAAACGCGCCGTGACCGAGGAGCAGCGGCAGGCCCTGGCCAAGGCGCTCGGCGTCGGCCCGGATGCTCTGCTGTAA
- a CDS encoding DEAD/DEAH box helicase family protein has translation MTNTASAQTPEQLARIKIDALLASAGWVIQNAGDMNRKASLGVAVREVQLSSGPCDYLLFVDGKAAGVVEAKAAGATLSGVAEQSDRYMGSVPSHFAKWSDTLVFDYESNGEEVQFKDMRDPRPRSRRIFAFHTPEILLAWLRQDASLRAKLASLPPIEPARLRDCQIEAIDGLERSLARDEPRSLIQMATGAGKTFTACTFSYRLIKHAGARRILFLVDRKNLGDQTLREYQDYHPVGAANRFTDTYIVQHLHSNRIDPDAKVVITTIQRLYSLLQGKELDDEAEEGSAFETWNGQEGGIPPVRYNPDIPIETFDFIITDECHRSIYGLWRQVLEYFDAYIIGLTATPSRQTLGFFNQNLVSEYPYERSVVDGVNVGYEVFRIRTRITEQGDTVEAGYAVPVRDKRTRALRYRQLDEDMDYSGQELDRSVTVPNQIRTVIRSFKDALFTELFPDRSGEWVPKTLIFAKDDNHAEEIVHIVREVFGEGNEFCRKITYRNTSDKPKALIKGFRVDPMPRIAVTVDMIATGTDVKPIEVLLFMRDVRSLGYFEQMKGRGVRSIEAADLQAVTPDARTKTRFVLVDAVGVTESEKTASQPLERVRAVAFDKLLTQVAQGRRDADGISSLVGRLAQLERKIDPEDAQRVAAATGGLSLHGMAAGLLSAIDPDRLEQAVRDTHGDPAQATEAQRQEIEEQLKDEACAVFDNPTVRNLLIDLWQKSQLIIHETATDEVLSAGYDLNIARGKITSFREFMEQRKDELLALQVLYNQPYAKRQLTYASVKELADRISDRPFHLTTADVWQAYKRLEASRVRGAPSDKVLTDIISLVRFALGRDTELEPFGVKVEQRFNLWIGRQKKAGKEYSEEQMGWLRLIRDHLSANVEIAPRDFLESPSLNGQGGLVAARRAFDGELEGILNDLTDALVA, from the coding sequence ATGACCAACACCGCCTCGGCCCAGACACCGGAGCAGCTTGCCCGGATAAAAATCGATGCGCTTCTGGCGTCGGCGGGTTGGGTCATCCAGAATGCCGGGGATATGAACCGCAAGGCTTCGCTTGGTGTTGCCGTTCGCGAGGTGCAGCTTTCTTCCGGTCCTTGCGACTATCTTCTCTTTGTAGATGGCAAGGCGGCTGGCGTTGTTGAGGCCAAGGCGGCCGGCGCGACGCTCAGCGGCGTGGCCGAGCAGTCTGATCGGTATATGGGGTCTGTTCCATCACATTTTGCCAAGTGGTCCGACACCCTCGTTTTTGATTACGAGTCTAACGGCGAGGAAGTCCAATTCAAGGACATGCGCGACCCCAGGCCACGTTCCCGGCGCATTTTTGCCTTTCATACCCCCGAAATCCTGCTTGCCTGGCTGCGGCAGGACGCATCGTTACGGGCTAAACTTGCTTCGCTGCCGCCGATTGAACCGGCCCGGCTTCGGGACTGTCAGATAGAGGCTATAGACGGTCTGGAACGGTCCCTGGCCAGGGACGAACCCCGCTCGCTCATCCAGATGGCCACGGGGGCGGGCAAGACGTTTACCGCCTGCACGTTCAGTTATCGGCTCATCAAGCACGCTGGGGCGCGGCGCATTCTCTTTCTGGTGGACCGCAAGAACCTGGGCGACCAGACGTTGCGCGAATATCAGGATTACCATCCTGTCGGGGCTGCCAACCGCTTTACGGACACGTACATCGTCCAGCACTTGCACTCCAATCGTATCGACCCGGACGCCAAAGTGGTCATTACGACCATTCAGCGGCTGTACTCCCTGCTTCAGGGAAAGGAATTGGACGACGAGGCCGAGGAGGGGTCGGCGTTCGAGACGTGGAACGGCCAGGAGGGGGGCATTCCTCCGGTCAGATATAATCCCGACATCCCTATTGAGACTTTTGATTTTATCATAACTGACGAATGCCACCGCTCGATTTATGGGCTTTGGCGGCAGGTGTTGGAATATTTCGATGCGTACATCATCGGTCTGACGGCCACGCCTTCACGGCAAACGCTGGGTTTTTTCAATCAAAATCTTGTGTCCGAATATCCGTATGAGCGGTCGGTGGTGGACGGGGTCAACGTCGGCTACGAGGTCTTTCGGATTAGAACCCGGATTACCGAGCAGGGCGACACGGTGGAGGCGGGGTATGCCGTGCCTGTGCGCGACAAGCGGACCCGGGCGCTTCGTTACCGGCAGCTTGACGAGGACATGGATTACTCCGGGCAGGAGCTGGATCGGTCGGTCACTGTCCCGAACCAGATTCGCACCGTCATTCGGAGCTTCAAGGATGCCCTGTTTACCGAGCTTTTCCCGGACCGGTCTGGGGAATGGGTTCCCAAGACGCTCATTTTCGCCAAGGACGACAACCACGCCGAAGAGATCGTGCATATCGTCCGGGAGGTCTTTGGCGAGGGCAACGAGTTTTGCCGCAAGATCACCTATCGGAACACCTCGGACAAGCCTAAGGCGTTGATTAAAGGCTTCCGGGTCGATCCCATGCCCAGAATCGCCGTGACCGTGGACATGATCGCCACGGGCACAGACGTCAAACCCATTGAGGTTTTGCTTTTCATGCGCGACGTGCGCTCCCTTGGCTATTTCGAGCAGATGAAGGGCCGGGGCGTGCGCTCCATTGAGGCTGCGGATTTGCAGGCCGTGACCCCGGACGCCCGGACCAAGACGCGCTTTGTGCTTGTGGATGCAGTCGGCGTCACGGAAAGCGAGAAGACCGCTTCCCAGCCGTTGGAACGCGTCCGGGCCGTCGCCTTCGACAAACTCCTGACCCAAGTTGCCCAGGGGCGGCGCGATGCGGACGGGATTTCGAGTCTGGTCGGGCGGCTGGCGCAGTTGGAGCGTAAGATCGACCCTGAGGACGCGCAGCGTGTTGCCGCCGCCACGGGCGGGCTTTCGCTGCACGGCATGGCGGCCGGCCTTTTGAGTGCCATCGACCCGGACAGGCTTGAACAAGCAGTTCGGGACACGCATGGCGACCCGGCCCAGGCGACCGAAGCACAGCGGCAGGAGATTGAGGAGCAGCTCAAGGACGAGGCTTGCGCGGTTTTCGATAATCCGACGGTGCGCAATCTGCTGATCGACCTGTGGCAGAAATCGCAGCTCATCATTCATGAGACGGCTACGGACGAGGTCTTGTCGGCCGGCTATGACCTCAACATCGCCCGGGGAAAGATCACGAGTTTCCGGGAGTTCATGGAGCAGCGCAAGGACGAGCTGCTCGCCCTACAAGTGCTTTACAATCAGCCCTATGCCAAGCGCCAGTTGACCTATGCCTCGGTCAAGGAGTTGGCCGACCGGATCAGCGACCGCCCGTTTCATCTGACCACGGCCGACGTCTGGCAGGCCTATAAGCGGCTGGAGGCCAGCCGGGTCCGGGGCGCGCCGTCGGATAAGGTCTTGACGGATATCATTTCCCTCGTCAGGTTCGCCCTCGGCCGCGACACCGAGCTGGAGCCCTTCGGCGTCAAGGTGGAGCAGCGCTTCAATCTGTGGATCGGCCGCCAGAAAAAGGCCGGCAAGGAATACTCCGAGGAGCAGATGGGATGGCTGCGGCTGATCCGCGACCACCTGTCCGCCAACGTGGAGATAGCGCCTCGGGATTTCCTGGAATCGCCGAGCCTCAACGGCCAGGGCGGGCTGGTGGCGGCGCGGCGAGCGTTCGATGGTGAGCTGGAGGGGATTTTGAACGATTTGACTGATGCTTTGGTTGCTTAA